The genomic stretch CCACGCGCCGGGCGACACGCGCGAACTTGCGCGGGTTGCCGAACGACTCGAGGTAGAGCAGCACGACCGAGGTGCGCGGGTCGCGCTCCCAGTAGGCGAGGAAGTCGTTGCCCGACAGGTCGGCCTTGTCGCCCACGGAGACGAACGACGAGAGCCCGAGGTCGCGCTCGCGCGCGGTGTCGACCGCGGCGATCGCCAGCGCACCGCTCTGCGACAGGAACGCGACGCGGCCGGGCGGCGGGCGGCGCGGGGCGAACGACGCGTCGAGGCGGACGGCGGGGTCGGTGCTCATCACGCCGAGGCAGTTCGGCCCGACGAGGCGCATGCCGCTGCGCCGGCAGACGGTGACGAGCGCGTGCTGGCGCCGGCGCCCGGCGGCGCCCGCCTCGCCGAAGCCGTCGGAGATGACGACGAGCGCGCGCACGCCGTGGCGCGCGCACTCCTCGGCCGCGCGCACCACGCCGCGGGCCGGGATCGCGATGACCGCCAGCTCCACCGGCTCGGCGATCTCGCGCAGCGCGGCCACGGCGGTGACCCCCGCGATCGCCGGCCGGCGCGGGTTGACCGCGTGCAGCCGGCCGGCGAACCCGGCGGCGACGATGTTGCGCAGCACCGCCCCGCCGATCGAGCCGGGCCGGTCGGACGCGCCGATCACCGCGACGGACGCGGGCGCGAGGACGTGCGCCACGGCCGCGGCCGCGGCCTCGCCGTCGCGCCGGTCGAACGCCTCGAGCGCCTCGGCGCCGAGCGCGGCGGGCATCCTCACGTTCAGCTCGTCGGGCCCGGCCCAGACGGTCGGGCGCAGCCCGCTCTCGCGGAACACGTCGATCATCGCGCCGTTGCGCGGCAGGACGAACGCGGTCAGCCACTGCACCCCCGCGTCGCCGGCCGCCTGCGCGAGATGGGCCAGCATCGCCGTGGCGATGCCCTCGCCACGCAGCCGCTCGTCGACGGCGAAGGCGACCTCGGCCTCCGTGGCGCCGGGCGCGCTGCGCACGGCGCAGCCGTGGCCGAGGATGGTGCGGTCGTCCGCGGCGACGGCGACGAGCCCGAAGCGCTCGCGGCCGTCGACGGCGACCGCCCGCGCGGCCACCGCCGCCAGGTTCACGCCGCCGCTGAAGAAGCGCAGGTAGCGGTCGTCGGGGTCCATCGACGCCAGGAACGCGAGCAGCGGTCCTTCGTCGTCGGGGCGGATCGGGCGCACCCGGACGGAGCGCCCGTCGCGCAGCGGGATGTCCACCGCTCGCAGGTCGTCGGTCACGCGCTCGCTCACCGCCGGGAGGCTCGCACAGCGAACCGCCGCCGTCGTCGGGGCGAACTGCGTATCCGGGCTGCGGGTCGCCCTCAGCCCGCGGCGTCGGGCACGTCGTGCTCCAGCGGCACCTCGATGTCGATCGAGCGCTCCGCCGGCGCGCCCTGCCGGCGCGGCTCGCGCTCCACGAGCCACGGCCCGAGGTAGCGGCCCGCCACCTTGGTCGGCGGCCACCAGAGCGCCGCCTCGGCGGTCTCGCCGTGCCGGTCGGCCGTGTCGCGGCGCAGAAACGGCGAGTCCGCGCCGGTCAGCAGCTGCCCGCGCAGCACCGGCCGGAACGGCTGCGGCGTGACCGGCGCACCGGCGCGCGCGGCGATGGCCTCGGCGGCGGCGTCCGCCTGCTGGGTGGCGATGCCGCCCTGCTTGACGGGGAACGTGGTGCCGTCGCCCGCCGCGTAGACGTCCTCGGCGCCGATCACCCGCGCGTGGCCGTCGATCGGGATGAAGCCGTTCTCGTCTCGCGGCACCCCCGCGATCCGCGGGCCGTCGAGCACCGCCAGCGCGACGATCCGCTGCGCGTCGACGGTGCGCCCGTCGCCGAGCTCGATGTGCCCGCCCGCCCGGACGTCGGCCTGCGCCGAGCCCTCGAACGCGACCCCCATGTCGTCGAGGATGCCCGCGACGGCGTCGCTGGCCTCGGTTCCGAACACGTCCAGCGGCCGCGTCTCCGGGGTGATGAGCGTGATCGTCACGTCGTCGAGCCCCATCGCCCGCACGTCGCGGGCGGTCAGCAGCGCCAGCTCGTACGCGGGGAGCGGCCACGTCACGCCCGGCGGGACCACGAACGCCACGCTGTGCGACCAGCCCTCCTCGAGGTCGGCGATGAGGCCCGACAGGGCGGTCGGGTCGTCCTCGGCCGCGAAGGTGTGGACGTGGCCGTACGCGGCGACGGGCCGCGCGCCCGGCGCCAGCAGCAGCACGTCGTAGCCGAGCTCGGAGCCGTCGGTCAGCTCGACCGTGTGGTCGTCGCGGCGCACCCGCGTCACCGCGCCGGCGACGACGCCGATGCCGATCTCGTCGGCCAGCGCCTCGAGGTGCCGGCGCCCGGCGTGGCCCGCCGAGAACGGCTCGCCGACCGCCATCGGCGTCAGGACGAAGTCCGGCCGCGGGCTGACCAGGGTCATCGACACGCGGTCGCCCGCGAGGTCGCGCAGGGCGAGCGCCGCTTCGACGGCGGCCACGCCGCCGCCCGCGATCACGACGTGCATCTGAGACATGCCCTCACCGTACGCCCCGGCGCCCGGCCGTGCACGCCGGCCGCGCGATCAGCCGATGCCGACCGCGCCCGGCGGGATGACCGTCACCGGCCGGTCGGCGTCGCGGACCAGCTCGGCCGACACGCTTCCCAGCCGCTCGGCCACCGAGACGAACCCGCGCGAGCCGACGACGATCGCGTCGGCGCCGACCTCGCGCGCCACCTCGGCGATCGCGCGCGCCGGCGCGCCCGAGGCCAGCCGGGCCTCCCACGAGGCGGCGGCCAGCTCCGGCGCCTCCTGGGGAGCGGCGTCGAGCATCGCCCGGCGCCCCGCGTCCTGGTCGGCGTCGAGCAGCTCGCGCCAGCGGGAGGTCGCCCGCGGCGGCGCCGGCTCTCGCGCGTGCACGAGGACGATGCGTCCGCCGCCGGCCAGCCAGACCGCGTAGGCGACGGCCCGGCGCGCGGCGGCGGAGCCGTCGTAGCCGACGACGACCGTGGCGGTGCGGGAATCCGAGCTCATGTGCTGCGGGACGATAGGGCTTCGGGCCCCTGTTGCGTCAGCGCGCCGGCCGGCCCCCACCCGCGCACGTCGCGCAGCAGCCGCAGGTACGCCAGGATGCCCGGCACGGTCGGCAGCCAGAACGAGAACGCGCGGTAGGACAGCACGGCGGCGATGGCCAGGCCGCCGGGCACGCCGAAGCCGATGAGCGCGGCGATCATCCCGCCGTCCACACCGCCGATCCCGCCGGGCAGCGGCAGGAGGTTGCCCAGCATGCCGACGAAGTAGGCCATGACCACGCCGGTCACCGGGGGCGAGCCGCCGAACGCGTGCAGGCACGCCCAGAGCACCGCGATGTCGAACCCCCACCACGCCACCGCCGCCGCGACGGCCCGCCACTCGCCGGTGCGCACCAGCGCCAGCGCCTCGCGCACGCCGTCGCCGACGGTGGCCGAGCCGATCGCGACCCAGCGCAGCACCCGTCTGCCGCTGTGGCGTGAGGCGAGGTCGTGCGGCACGAGCGCGAGCAGCAGCGCCACGACGATGACCGCCGCGCCGAAGATCCCTGGCACGAGCGTCAGCCCGGCGGGCGCCGGACCGGGCAACACGCCGACATAGAGCCCGAACCCGCCGACGACCAGCACGATCATGTAGATCCCGTAGAGGATCACCATGAACGCGGTCATGCGGGCTCCGACCATGCGAGCCGGCAGCCCTGATCGTCGCAGCGCCCAGGCGGTCAGCGCGATGCCGCCCGCCCCGCCGGCGGCGAGCAGCCGCGTCGCGGCGACGCCGGCGATCGAGATCAGCACGCTCTCGCGCAGGCCCAGCCACGACGGCGGCCGGGCCAGCACACGCCGGAAGAGCACGACGTACCCGGCGTACGAGAGGAACTCGAGGCCCGCAGCGGCGAAGAGCCACAGCGGATCGCCGTTGCGCACCCGCTCCCAGGTGTCGTCGAGGCCGGCCAGCCGCGGCAGCAGCAGGTACAGGGCGACGGCGGCACCGGCGAGGAGGGCCGTGCTGACCAGCAGCCGCCGGCGGCTGATGCGAGGCTGCGACCGGGCGTCCGCGCCGCCGGGCGCAGCGCTCATTCGTAGGTGAGCGCGCGGATCACGTCGACGCGGGCGGCCCGGCGCGCGGGCAGCACCGCGGCCAGCACCCCGAGGGCCACCGCCACGGCGGCCACGATCAGCGTCGCGCCCACCGGGAACCGGAACGTGATCCCCGGGAGGACGTCGCCGAGCCCTGCGATCCATGCCACACCGATCACCAGACCCGACAGTACCCCGACGACGGCCCCGGCGAGCGTCAGCAGCAGGCTCTCGTCGACCAGGCTCGAGCGCACGAGCCACCGCGAGGAGCCCAGCGCGCGCAGCACGCCGATCTCGCGCGTGCGCTCGATCACCGACATCGCCAGCGTGTTGACCACGCCCAGCAGGGAGACGAGCACGGCGATCACGAGGATGCCGTTGAACAGCGCGAACTGCTGCTTGACCTGGTCGTCGAGCTTCTGGCGCAGCTCGGTCGTCGAGAGCAGCTCGAGGTTCGGGTGGTCGCGCGCGATGATCGCGTCGACCTTCCGGCGCAGCGCCGGCGCCTGGCCCGGCGAGCGCGCCTTGATCGCCAGCTGGACGTCGTCAGTCGGCCCGTAGACGCGGTCCATCGTGGCCAGCGACATCTGCATCACCATCCCGCCGAACTCGGTCAGGGTCCGCAGCTCGCCGACCACCGGGGCGCGGACGGTGGCGCCGGCACCGCTGTGCAGCGTGACGACGTCGCCGACGCGCAGTCCCGCCTCGTCCGCGTAGGCGGCGGCCACGATGACCCCGCCGCGGCCGAGCCCCGCGAGCGCGTCGGCGCGCGGGGCGCCGCCGATCTCCGAGCGATCCACCTTGCCGTACTCGGCGGGATCGACGCCGACCGCCAGCCCGTTGGCCGCGGTGGTCCGCGTCCCGGGCAGGTGCACGAGCCGGGCGCGGACGGGCGTGACGACCCCCGCCTCCGGCAGCCGCGCGAGACGCTCGCGCAGCGACGGCGCGATCGGGTACTGCTCTCCGGTCGCCAGCCCGCCGCCGATCGCCTGGACCGTGAGGTCGCGGGCGAACCCGCGGTCGATCTGGTCGCGGACGGTGCCGAGGAAGCTCGACGTGAACACGCTGTTGACGACGAACACCGACAGGCCGATGGTCAGCGCGGCCGCGGTCGCGGCCGTGCGCGCCGGGTTGCCGGTCGCCGAGTCGATCGCCAGACGGCCGCCGGTGGGCGACAGCCGGCGCAGCGGGACGGCGAGCAGCCGCAGGATCGGCATGACCGTGTAGGGCGCCGTCATCGCGATGCCGGCGAACATGCCCATCGTCATGGCGATGCCCAGCAGCGCCGACAGCGTCCCGCCGGTGTTGCCGCCGCCCATCCAGAAGCGCCCGCCGAGGATGCAGCCGGGCAGGAAGAGCGCCACGCCGGCCAGCGCGCGCACGGGCGACGGCCGGCGCTGCACGTCACGTCCGCCGAGCACCGCGCGGATCGGCTCGACGCGCCCGGCGCGACGGGCCGGCCAGATCGCCGCGACGAGGGTCACGACCAGGCCGACGACGATCGCGGCGATGAGCGCGCCGGCCCCGACGGACAGCCCGCCGACGGGCAGGCCGAAGCCGCGCATGGCGGCGATGAGCGCCAGCGCCAGCCCGAGGCCGAGCAGCAGCCCGACCAGCGTGCCGGCCACGCCGACGACGAGCGCCTCGACGAGCACCGTGCGCACGACGGTCCCGCGCGTGGCCCCCAGCGTGCGCAGCGTGCCGAGCTCGCGGATGCGGTGCAGCACGGTCATGTTGAAGCTGTTGAGGATCAGGAACCCGCCGACGAACAGCGCGACCCCCGAGAAGAAGTAGAGGACGACGTTGAGCGCGTCGAGCTGGCGGCCGACGTCGTCGCCGAGCTCCTGCGGCGACTTGACCTGCGCCCCCGCGCCCAGCGCCCGCTGCAGCGTGCGGCGCAGCGCGGCCACGTCGCCGCGGTCCCCGGCGCGGACCGCGATCTGGTCCCAGCCGGCCGGCCGGTGCATGATGCGCCGCGCCTCCGCGATGGGGATCCCGGCGAGACCCTGGCCGCCGAACGATGCGCCGCCCGACAGCGCGAAGATGCCGACGACGCGCAGCTGCGCGCGTCCGGTGGCCGTCGCGACGGAGAAGCGGTCGCCGAGGCCCAGGCCGCGGCTCGACGCCCAGTCCTTCTCCAGGATCACCTCGGGCCCGGCGCGCTGGTAGCGCCCCTGCACGATGTGGAAGTCGTAGGGCGACGCGCTCGGGTCGAAGCCGGCCACCCACATCTGCCCGCTGCGCGAGCGGATCGCCCGGCCGTGCGCGTCGACCCGGACGAACACGCCGCCGACCATGGCCCCGGCCTTCTCGACGCCGTGCGTGCCCTGGATCGTCGCGAGCGCGGACTGCGGCAACTGGCCGCCCGCCTGCGCGGTGATGATGAGGTCGCTGCTGCCCCACGCCGAGTCGATCAGCGTGTCGAAGGTGTGACGGATCGTGCCGACGAGCAGCAGGACCCCGAACACCATGCCGACGCCGAGCACCACGCCGAGCCCGGTCAGCGCCGAGCGCAGCTTGCGGGTTCGCATCTGGCGCAGCGCCAGGCGGTCGAGCGACCGCAGCGCCATGACCGGACCCCTCAGGCCCCCGCGGCGGTGCCGCCGGCGATCGCCACGGCCGCGTCCTCGCCGTCGGGCAGCAGCGTCCGGTAGAAGTCGATGACCGACTCGGTCGACCCGCCGGCCACCTCGCCGGCGACGCGGCCGTCGCGCAGGAAGATCACGCGATCGGCGATCGCCGCCGCGCTCGGATCATGGGTCACCATCGCGACGGTGTGGCCCTCGTCGCGGCTGAGCTCGCGGACGAGGGCGAGGACGTGGGCCCCGGCGCGCGAGTCGAGGTTGCCCGTCGGCTCGTCGGCGAGCAGCAGCTCGGGCGACAGGAGCAGGGCGCGGGCGATCGACACGCGCTGCTGCTCGCCGCCCGACAGCTCGCTCGGACGGTGCTCCGCGCGATCCTGCAGGCCGACTCGGCGCAGCAGGTCCCCGGCGCGGGCGCGGCGCTCGCGGGTGAGGTCGCGGGCGATCAGCGCGGGCAGGAGCACGTTCTCGAGCGCGCTGAGCGACGGCAGCAGGTTGAAGAACTGAAAGACGAAGCCGATGTGCTCGCGGCGCAGGCGCGTCAGCTCGCGGTCGTCGAGCCCGCCGAGCTCGCGGCCGGCGATCCGGACGCTGCCGGCCGTCGGGCTCTCCAGCGCACCGACGATGTGCAGCAGCGTGCTCTTGCCGGAGCCGGACGGACCCATGATCGCGGCGAACTCGCCGGCGGCGAGCGTCGCGTCGACGCCGCCCAGCGCGTGGGTGGCGGCGGCGCCGGTCCCGTAGACCTTCTCGAGCGCACGGACCTCGACGGCGGGCGGCGGCGACATGGACATGGCACGAGCATCGCCGCGCCGGCCTTCGAGATCGTCCCGACTTTGCCGTGGTGATCCGCGGCAAACCACGGAGCGCGGCGGTGGGCGACCGCTGAGGCGCAGGCCGGCGCCAGCCGGCACCGTCCGCGCAGCCGGTCGCCGAGACGCCCGCCTGGCGCGTCAGCCCTGCCCCGGCCAACGGTCGAGCGCCGCGGTCGCCGGGACGCCCGCCTGGCGCGTCAGCCCTGCCCCGGCCAACGGTCGAGCGCCGCGGCGAGCTCGCCCAGCGCGCCCGCGCCGGGAGCGTCGGTGCGCACGTGGACGACAAGGTCGAGCTCGGGGTCGCCGTCGAGCGGCTCGAAGCCGGCGGCCAGCCGCGCGGCGACCTCCGGGTCGGCGTCCGACACGCGCCCCGGGTCCTCCAGGCGCCGGCGCGCTCGCTCGCGCACCACGTCGGGCCGCGCGGCGCAGACCGCGGCGACGACCGGCGCGGCACCGCCCAGCTCCCGCAGCAGCAGCCGGCGCACCGCGCGCGACCGGCTCGTCGCGTCGACGATCGCCCCACCGTGCTGCGCGGCGATGCGCGCTGCGCGGCGACCGGCCTCCGCGTAGACCTCCGCGGTCGCCTGCTCGGTGTAGGCCTCGGGTCCGAGGCGGTCCGTCGGCGCGGCGCCGTGCAGCGCCTTGCGCAGCGGGTCGGTGGCGACGACCGGCAGACCCGTGCGTTCGGCCAGCTGGGCGGCGAGCGTCGACTTGCCGCTGGCCGGCGGCCCGGCGACGAGCAGCACCACGGGAGCGCGCACGCGCCAGGCCAGCCGGTCGGCGAGCGCCAGCAGGCGCGAGAGCTCCTCCTCACGCTCGCGCAGGAGCGCGATCTTCGCGCGCACCATCGCACGCTGCCAGCCGAGGAGGGCTCGCAGCCGCGGCGTCCCGGGATCGCCCTGCGCACGCTCGTACGTGGCGACGAGGCGATCGGCCGCCCAGCGGGCGTCGTGCAGCTCGAGGTCCATGAGCAGGAAGGCGAGGTCGGCGGCCACGTCGGTGCAGCGCAGCTCGCGATCGAACTCGAGGCGGTCGACGAGGAGCGGGCCGTCGGCGTCGAGGACGACGTGCTCCGCGCGCAGGTCGCCGTGGCCGTCGCGGCGCAGGCCGGCCTCGGCGCGCCGGTCGAGCTCCGGGCCGAGGGAGCGCAGCGCCCCGTCCGCGAAGGCGCGCAGCGCGCCGGCGTCGACGTCCGCCCGCTCGCCCGCCAGGTCCGCGATCTCGGCCACGTCCGCCTGGACGCGGCGGGCGAACGGCGCGGCGCCGCCGCCCGGGCACGCCGCGGCGCCGGCATGGAACGCGGCGATGCGCACGCCCACGACATCGACCTGATCGACGGTGAGCGTCCCCGTGTCGCACAGCGCGGCCATCGTGCGGTCCTCGTCGAAGCGCCGCATCTCGACGGCGTACTCCACGGCGCCCGGAACGGGCACGGCGGCGCGGGGGCCGAGCGCGTGGCCCGCGGACGCCTCGACGCGGGGGCCGAGCACGAGGCCCGCGGGCGCCTCGACCAAGGCACGGACGCCGAGATAGATCCCCGGGGCCAGCGGCGCGTTGAGCTCCACCTCGGCCAGGCCGGCGGCCAGGCGCCGCTCGGGCGTCGAGTAGTCGAGGTACGGCAGCCGCACCGGCTTGCGCACCTTGAGCGCGCGGTCGCCCGTGAGCAGCACCCACGCGCCGTGCGTCTCGCGCATGTCGACCGGCCCGGGCAGCGTCGCGGCGAGGCGCTGCGCGGAGCCATCCGTCACCGCGCGGCCAGCCAGCGTTCGCGCTTGCGCTCGTACGCCGGCGGCAGGACGCCATCGAGCGCCTGCGCGGCCTCCAGCGCGCGGACCGCGGCGCCGAAGTCCCCCCAACGCGCCTCGCTGTCGGCCAGCAGCAGCGCGAGATCGCGCGCCTGCTCGTGGCTGTGACCGAGCGCCGCGGCGGCCGGCTCCGCACGGTCGACGAGCGTCGGGGCGCCGGTCAGGGACGGGCGCGCGGTGGCGAGGTACGGGCCGAGGTACCGGGCGGCGACCTTCGACGGCGGCCACCACAGCGCCTGGCCCGAGGCGACCGACGCCCCTCCGATGCGCTCGGCCGTCCCGCTCGCGCCCGGCGTCCCGACCTCGGCGCGCAGGTACAGCGGGGCGCCGCCGATGAGCAGCATCCCGCGGATGACGCTGCTGAACGGCTGCGGGTCGATCGGTGCGCCCGCGGAGGCGGCGATGGCCTCGGCGACGGCGTCGGCCTGCTGGGCGGCCAGGCCGCCCTGCTTGAGCGGGAACGCGATGGCGTCGCCGGCGGCGTAGACGTCGTCGACGCCCGCGACCCGCCCGTGGCGGTCAACCGGGATGAACCCGCCGCGGTCGGTGGGCAGACCGCTCATCGGCTTGCCGTGCGGGACGGGCAGCGCGACGACGCGGTCGGCGTCGACGTCGGCGCCGTCGGCGAGGACGAGGCGCCCGGACTCGACGGCGACCGGCCGCGCGCCGGTGTGCACGCGCACGCCGCGGTCGGCCATCAGCGGCGCGAGGGCCTCGGCGGCGCGGGGGCCGAACAGGGCCAGCGGCGCCTGCTCCGGCGTGACGATCGTGATCGGAGCGTCCGTGACGCCGTGACCGCGCAGGTCGGCGCCCATCATCAGAGCCAGCTCGTAGAGGGGCACGGGCCACACGGACTCGGAGGCCAGCGCGAACGCGACCGAGCGCGCCGCGCCGGAGCGCAGCTCGTCGCGCACGCCCCGGAGGGCGTCGACGTCATGGGCGCCGTGGAAGGTGAGCGCGCCGTGGACCGCCGCGACCGCCCCCGCCCCGGTGGCGACGACGAGCCGGTCGTAGGCCAGCTCCCCGCCGCCGCTCAGCACGGCGACGTTCTCGTGCGGCCGGACCGCGGCGAGGCGCTCGTGGACGAGCTCGACGCCCAGGTCGGCGGCGATCGCATCGAGATGCCGCGTGGGCGCGATCGCCCGGTCGAACGGCTCCGCGACGGTGATCGGCCGCTCGATGGTCTGGCTCGCCATCGTCACGAGCGTCATGCGGACCCGCCTGCCGGCGAGATCGCGCAGGGCGAGCACCGTCTCCAGGCCGGCGACGCCGCCGCCGGCGATCACGACGTGGACGCTCGGGTGGGGCATGCTCCGATCCTAGGCCCGCTTCGGCGCGCCGACGGCGTGCGCGGCGCGGCCCTCGTCCGGCGCGATGGTGAGGGGGCGGAGGTGGCGTTCGGTGGGCAGCTCGGCCTCGACCTCGATGGAGTGGCGGCCGGGCCGGGGCGACCCGGCGAGGGCGGCATGCCGGGCGAGCCACGGCGCCAGGTAGTGGCCGACGACCTTCGCCGGGGGCCACCACAGCGTCTCGTCGGACACCTGCGCCGGGCCGCCGCCCCCGGCGACCGGGTTGCGCATGAAGCGCGGCTCGGATCCGGTCAGCAGCAGGCCGCGCATGACGGGACGGAACGGCACGGGCTCGACCGGGGCCCCGGCGCCGGCGGCGATGTGGCGGGCCGCGGCGTCGGCCTGCTGGGCGGCGAGGCCGCCCTGCTTGACGGGGAAGTTCGCTCCGTCGCCCACCGCGTACACGCCCGCGCAGCCGATCACGCGCCCGTGTTCGTCGGTCGGGACGAAGCCGTGGTCGTCGGCGGGGACGCCCGGCATCGCGCGCCCATCGACGGTGGGCAGCGCGACGACGCGGGCGACGTGCAAGCGCCGCTCGCCGGGCATCAGCGTGATGCGCCCGCCGGGTTCGATGGAGGCGTACGAGTCGGTGTGCACCGTGATGCCCGCCTGCTCGAGGAGCTCGGTCACCGCCGCGCTCGCCGGCGGCCCGAAGATCGCGAGCGGCGCCGGCTCGGGCGTGACGACGTGCATCGGCAGCTCCATCCCGGCCTCATAGGCGTGGCGCGCGATGAGCAGCGCGAGCTCGTAGACGGGCAGCGACCACGAGCCGCTCGGGGGCACCACGAGCGCCAGCGACGGGCAGTAGCCCTGCTCGATGTCGCGCAGCAGCCCGCCGATGAGGACGGGGTCGTCGTCGGTGAAGGTCAGGGCGTTCGCGTACGCGGGACGACCGACCGCGCCGGTGGCGAGGACGAGGACGTCGTAGTCGAGCTCGGTGCCGTCCGAGCAGTGCACACGGCGCGCGGCGGCGTCGACGGCCTCGACGCCCGTACGGCGGCGCTCGGCACCGAACTCGGCGCACGCCTCGTCGAGCGACACGTGCGTGACGTGTCCGGCGGAGAACGGGACGGCGACGGACATCGCACGCAGGACGAAGTCCTCGCGGGGCGCGACGAGCGTGAGGCGGAACTGCGCCTCACCCAGGTCGTGCAGCGCCATGAGGGTCTCCAGCGCGGCGACGCCCCCGCCGGCGATCACGATGCGAAGCGGGGCGATGCGTGCAGCGGTCATGAGATTCATGGTGGCGACTGCCGCGCCGGGCGCCATCGGGACAAGGCCCTCCGGCCGATCCGTAGTCCGCCGCACGGCGGGGAGGGGACGTCCGTCAGGTCTGCTTGAGCACCGCGTACCAGACGCGCTCGGCCACCACGATGACCTCGTCGCCCGTCCGCGCGAAACGCCGGTACAGCTCGCGGCGCGCGGTCACCACGTGGAGGTCCTCGAGCTCGATGAGCGCGGACATCGCCGCCCGGTAGGTGTGCTCCAGGTTCCGCGCTGACTTCACCGCCGCGTCGGCGGCGGTCGTCGCCGCGTCGGCCTCCTCGGGCCGCAGGCGCGCGAACGCCGCCTCCAGCTGCCGCGCGCCGTCGGCGAGCTGCCGGGCCATGGCGGCCATGGCGTCGTCCGGCGACGAGCCCATGAGCTCCGCCTCGCGCACCGTGTTCTTCGCGCTGTTGAGCACCTCGTCGAGGCCGCGCGACAGCTCGAAGATGTCCTCGGGCTCCAGGGGCGTCAGGAAGGCCGTGGTCAGCGCGCGCCGCAGCTCGCGCTTGTGGTCGTCGGCCCGGTGCTCGCACGCCCGCAGGCGCGCCGCCGCCTCCTCGTCGCCGGCCGCCCACGCGACGAGCTCGGCCAGCCCCTCGACGGTGATGGCGGCCTGTTCGCGCAGCATGCCGACGACGTCGGGGCTCTCGGGCAGGAACCAGCGGTGTGGCGTCACGAGACGGCCTCCCAGACGAGGAACACGAGCGCGCCCGCCGCAGCGGCCGCGGGCAGCGTGGTCACCCACGCCACGCTGATCGAGCGCACGACCTGCCAGTGCACGTGGCGCCAGCGGCGCCGGCCGGCCCCCACGCCGACGACCGACGAGGCGACGACCTCGGTGGTCGACACGGGCGCGCCGCCGACCGACGCGGCGAGGATCACGCCGGCCGACGCGGTCTGCGTGGCCAGCGCGTCGACCCGCGCCATGCGGATGATCCGCCGGCCGATCGTGCGCACGATCCGCCACCCGCCCATCGCGGTGCCGACGGTCAGCGCCGCGCCGCAGACGACCTTCACCCAGAGCGGGACGGTCAGGGTGTCGATATGGCCCGTCGCCAGCAGGAGCGCGGCGATGACGCCCATCGCCTTCTGCGCGTCGTTGGCGCCGTGCCCGAACGACAGCGCGGCCGCCATCGCCCACTGCGCCCGCCGCACCGGCACGCGGACGCCGGAGGCGGCGGAGCGCAGGACCCGCCGGTTGGCGCGCACGAGCGCGGCGCCCGCGGCCAGCCCGATCACCGGCGAGACGGTCAGCGCGATCAGGACGCCGACGACGCCGACCGGGCGCCAGCCGTCCAGGCCGCCCCAGTGCACCGCGCCCGTCCCGCCCTCCACGAGCGCCGCCCCCACGAGCCCGCCGACGAGAGCGTGCACCGAGCTCGACGGCAGCCCCAGCCACCACGTCGCGACGTTCCACATGGTCGCCGCCAGGACGCCCGCGCCGATCACCGCGACCGCGTCGTCGGGCGACACGTCGACGATCCCGGCGATCGTGTCGGCCACGGCGCTGCCGAC from Capillimicrobium parvum encodes the following:
- a CDS encoding AAA family ATPase — encoded protein: MTDGSAQRLAATLPGPVDMRETHGAWVLLTGDRALKVRKPVRLPYLDYSTPERRLAAGLAEVELNAPLAPGIYLGVRALVEAPAGLVLGPRVEASAGHALGPRAAVPVPGAVEYAVEMRRFDEDRTMAALCDTGTLTVDQVDVVGVRIAAFHAGAAACPGGGAAPFARRVQADVAEIADLAGERADVDAGALRAFADGALRSLGPELDRRAEAGLRRDGHGDLRAEHVVLDADGPLLVDRLEFDRELRCTDVAADLAFLLMDLELHDARWAADRLVATYERAQGDPGTPRLRALLGWQRAMVRAKIALLREREEELSRLLALADRLAWRVRAPVVLLVAGPPASGKSTLAAQLAERTGLPVVATDPLRKALHGAAPTDRLGPEAYTEQATAEVYAEAGRRAARIAAQHGGAIVDATSRSRAVRRLLLRELGGAAPVVAAVCAARPDVVRERARRRLEDPGRVSDADPEVAARLAAGFEPLDGDPELDLVVHVRTDAPGAGALGELAAALDRWPGQG
- a CDS encoding FAD-dependent oxidoreductase, translated to MPHPSVHVVIAGGGVAGLETVLALRDLAGRRVRMTLVTMASQTIERPITVAEPFDRAIAPTRHLDAIAADLGVELVHERLAAVRPHENVAVLSGGGELAYDRLVVATGAGAVAAVHGALTFHGAHDVDALRGVRDELRSGAARSVAFALASESVWPVPLYELALMMGADLRGHGVTDAPITIVTPEQAPLALFGPRAAEALAPLMADRGVRVHTGARPVAVESGRLVLADGADVDADRVVALPVPHGKPMSGLPTDRGGFIPVDRHGRVAGVDDVYAAGDAIAFPLKQGGLAAQQADAVAEAIAASAGAPIDPQPFSSVIRGMLLIGGAPLYLRAEVGTPGASGTAERIGGASVASGQALWWPPSKVAARYLGPYLATARPSLTGAPTLVDRAEPAAAALGHSHEQARDLALLLADSEARWGDFGAAVRALEAAQALDGVLPPAYERKRERWLAAR
- a CDS encoding NAD(P)/FAD-dependent oxidoreductase, whose product is MTAARIAPLRIVIAGGGVAALETLMALHDLGEAQFRLTLVAPREDFVLRAMSVAVPFSAGHVTHVSLDEACAEFGAERRRTGVEAVDAAARRVHCSDGTELDYDVLVLATGAVGRPAYANALTFTDDDPVLIGGLLRDIEQGYCPSLALVVPPSGSWSLPVYELALLIARHAYEAGMELPMHVVTPEPAPLAIFGPPASAAVTELLEQAGITVHTDSYASIEPGGRITLMPGERRLHVARVVALPTVDGRAMPGVPADDHGFVPTDEHGRVIGCAGVYAVGDGANFPVKQGGLAAQQADAAARHIAAGAGAPVEPVPFRPVMRGLLLTGSEPRFMRNPVAGGGGPAQVSDETLWWPPAKVVGHYLAPWLARHAALAGSPRPGRHSIEVEAELPTERHLRPLTIAPDEGRAAHAVGAPKRA
- a CDS encoding DUF47 domain-containing protein, translated to MTPHRWFLPESPDVVGMLREQAAITVEGLAELVAWAAGDEEAAARLRACEHRADDHKRELRRALTTAFLTPLEPEDIFELSRGLDEVLNSAKNTVREAELMGSSPDDAMAAMARQLADGARQLEAAFARLRPEEADAATTAADAAVKSARNLEHTYRAAMSALIELEDLHVVTARRELYRRFARTGDEVIVVAERVWYAVLKQT
- a CDS encoding inorganic phosphate transporter; translated protein: MGLELAIAFAIAFAVTNGFHDAANAIAALVATRGARPGPAIAFSAVFNMAGALLVGSAVADTIAGIVDVSPDDAVAVIGAGVLAATMWNVATWWLGLPSSSVHALVGGLVGAALVEGGTGAVHWGGLDGWRPVGVVGVLIALTVSPVIGLAAGAALVRANRRVLRSAASGVRVPVRRAQWAMAAALSFGHGANDAQKAMGVIAALLLATGHIDTLTVPLWVKVVCGAALTVGTAMGGWRIVRTIGRRIIRMARVDALATQTASAGVILAASVGGAPVSTTEVVASSVVGVGAGRRRWRHVHWQVVRSISVAWVTTLPAAAAAGALVFLVWEAVS